In Nocardioides cavernae, a single genomic region encodes these proteins:
- a CDS encoding peptidylprolyl isomerase → MADPKATFKTNRGDIVVNLFPNHAPETVENFVGLAEGTKDYRDDAGRSGEKYYDGLGFHRVIDGFMIQGGCPLGTGTGGPGYTFKDEIHPELVFDKPYLLAMANAGPGTNGSQFFITVGATPWLNRKHTIFGEVADQASRDVVDAIATSPTGAMDRPQEPVVFESVTIER, encoded by the coding sequence ATGGCCGACCCCAAGGCGACCTTCAAGACCAACCGGGGCGACATCGTCGTCAACCTGTTCCCCAACCACGCTCCCGAGACCGTCGAGAACTTCGTCGGCCTCGCCGAGGGCACCAAGGACTACCGCGACGACGCCGGCCGCTCGGGCGAGAAGTACTACGACGGCCTCGGCTTCCACCGCGTCATCGACGGCTTCATGATCCAGGGCGGTTGCCCCCTCGGCACCGGCACCGGCGGCCCGGGCTACACCTTCAAGGACGAGATCCACCCCGAGCTGGTCTTCGACAAGCCCTACCTTCTCGCGATGGCCAACGCCGGCCCGGGCACCAACGGCTCGCAGTTCTTCATCACCGTCGGCGCCACCCCGTGGCTCAACCGCAAGCACACGATCTTCGGTGAGGTGGCCGACCAGGCCAGCCGCGACGTGGTCGACGCGATCGCCACCTCCCCCACCGGCGCGATGGACCGCCCGCAGGAGCCGGTGGTCTTCGAGTCGGTCACCATCGAGCGCTGA
- a CDS encoding DUF881 domain-containing protein, with the protein MRSPSHSSPGRRRLWRVATPVMILLIGGLFAVSAEQSDGFDLRGGRLTDLASVVRAERDEAAELTAQAGSLNAEVEALSTQLGDRSVKRAQDEIATLVDPAGLTEKTGQAVKVSLDDASEESRMAYEGDPNDLVVHQQDIQAVANAMWNAGAEAVTIQGQRLISTTGIKCEGNQVTLHGIPYSPPYVIVGIGDPAAMEAELTTDPILATYRDYTLVPGGGVSWDMTRLDSAVAPPYEGLLDLTYATPIPE; encoded by the coding sequence ATGCGGTCACCGTCCCACTCGTCCCCCGGGCGTCGTCGCCTGTGGCGGGTGGCGACCCCGGTCATGATCCTGCTCATCGGAGGCCTGTTCGCGGTCAGCGCGGAGCAGAGCGACGGCTTCGACCTCCGCGGCGGACGGCTCACCGACCTCGCCTCCGTGGTCCGCGCCGAGCGCGACGAGGCGGCCGAGCTCACCGCGCAGGCCGGCTCGCTCAACGCCGAGGTCGAGGCGCTCAGCACCCAGCTCGGCGACCGGTCGGTCAAGCGCGCGCAGGACGAGATCGCGACCCTCGTCGACCCCGCGGGGCTGACCGAGAAGACCGGCCAGGCCGTGAAGGTCTCCCTCGACGACGCCTCCGAGGAGTCGCGGATGGCCTACGAGGGCGACCCCAACGACCTGGTGGTGCACCAGCAGGACATCCAGGCCGTCGCCAACGCCATGTGGAACGCCGGCGCCGAGGCGGTCACCATCCAGGGGCAGCGGCTGATCTCCACGACCGGCATCAAGTGCGAGGGCAACCAGGTCACCCTCCACGGCATCCCCTACTCGCCGCCCTACGTGATCGTGGGCATCGGCGACCCGGCCGCGATGGAGGCCGAGCTCACCACCGACCCCATCCTCGCGACCTACCGCGACTACACCCTCGTGCCCGGCGGCGGCGTCTCGTGGGACATGACCCGCCTGGACTCGGCGGTCGCGCCGCCCTACGAGGGCCTGCTCGACCTCACCTACGCGACCCCGATCCCGGAGTAG
- a CDS encoding rhomboid family intramembrane serine protease: MTQPPEGPSADQTAAGVPTCYRHPDRETWIRCQRCDKPICPDCMRDAAVGFQCPDCVKEASKGSRQNRAMYGGERSADPRLTTFVLIGINAVVWLAITITGGRTSWLTHLLALRPVGVCDPANGSLYDIEERVCEASGATFQAGFSDGAWWQLLTAAFTHVEIWHLAMNMFALFLFGPALEGIVGRARFLAIYLISAVAGSVMVVWFSYDFTSTVGASGAIFGLLGALLVLARKARLNSQWLVQNLVLGVVITVVGWRYISWQGHLGGLLGGALAAAIIAYAPASRRALVQWVGLGLLLAVLLGLALVQDVALS, from the coding sequence ATGACCCAGCCGCCTGAGGGGCCGTCCGCGGACCAGACCGCGGCCGGGGTGCCCACCTGCTACCGGCACCCCGACCGCGAGACCTGGATCCGCTGCCAGCGCTGCGACAAGCCGATCTGTCCGGACTGCATGCGTGACGCCGCGGTGGGCTTCCAGTGCCCCGACTGCGTCAAGGAGGCCAGCAAGGGCTCGCGCCAGAACCGCGCCATGTACGGCGGGGAGCGCAGCGCCGACCCGCGGCTGACGACGTTCGTCCTGATCGGCATCAACGCGGTGGTGTGGCTGGCGATCACCATCACGGGTGGTCGCACCTCGTGGCTGACCCACCTGCTGGCGCTGCGACCGGTCGGGGTGTGCGACCCGGCCAACGGCTCGCTCTACGACATCGAGGAGCGGGTCTGCGAGGCGTCAGGGGCGACCTTCCAGGCCGGCTTCTCCGACGGGGCCTGGTGGCAGCTGCTGACGGCGGCGTTCACCCACGTCGAGATCTGGCACCTGGCGATGAACATGTTCGCCCTGTTCCTCTTCGGCCCTGCGCTCGAGGGCATCGTGGGCCGGGCGCGCTTCCTGGCCATCTACCTGATCAGCGCCGTCGCCGGATCGGTGATGGTGGTGTGGTTCAGCTACGACTTCACCTCCACCGTCGGTGCCTCCGGAGCGATCTTCGGTCTGCTGGGCGCCCTGCTGGTCCTGGCCCGCAAGGCCCGGCTCAACTCGCAGTGGCTCGTGCAGAACCTCGTCCTCGGCGTCGTCATCACGGTGGTGGGCTGGCGCTACATCTCCTGGCAGGGCCACCTCGGTGGCCTCCTCGGCGGGGCGCTGGCAGCGGCGATCATCGCCTACGCCCCGGCCTCCAGGCGCGCGCTCGTGCAGTGGGTCGGCCTGGGCCTCCTGCTGGCCGTCCTCCTCGGGCTCGCGCTCGTGCAGGACGTCGCCCTGTCCTGA
- a CDS encoding cell division protein CrgA has translation MSKSPTVTSPEKTSLFTPRFVIALVLILAGIGWLVFYYVQARGNPLAFPPVEGTPKAVADLGDWNYLIGFGLLLVGLMVSAHPSTPLGRGRGVVVGMLGCFLIGLVWICTFYVFSDDLSKLPIFNDLGQWNLVVGIAFMAVGFSFATKWE, from the coding sequence GTGTCGAAGTCCCCCACGGTCACCTCCCCGGAGAAGACGTCGCTCTTCACCCCGAGGTTCGTGATCGCCCTGGTGCTCATCCTCGCCGGCATCGGCTGGCTGGTCTTCTACTACGTCCAGGCCCGGGGCAACCCGCTCGCCTTCCCGCCGGTCGAGGGCACGCCCAAGGCTGTCGCCGACCTCGGCGACTGGAACTACCTCATCGGCTTCGGGCTCCTGCTGGTCGGCCTGATGGTCTCCGCCCACCCCTCCACGCCCCTCGGCCGCGGCCGCGGCGTCGTGGTCGGCATGCTGGGCTGCTTCCTCATCGGCCTGGTGTGGATCTGCACCTTCTACGTCTTCTCCGACGACCTCTCCAAGCTGCCGATCTTCAACGACCTCGGCCAGTGGAACCTCGTCGTCGGCATCGCCTTCATGGCGGTCGGGTTCAGCTTCGCGACCAAGTGGGAGTAG